A genomic window from Aurantimicrobium photophilum includes:
- a CDS encoding ArsR family transcriptional regulator: protein MKAKVPALSPLFRSDSQAEILTLILLHPETEYSLTDISTLTEVNVATVHKEIERLALLGITSERRVGKSRLVHATVTHPLYQPLLALVEHSYGPLIVLSDLIEGIPGIEEAYIFGSWAARRAGRQGKPPADIDVLLVGALDYEAADSIAEKASAALRMDVNIQRCSSELWKKAEDPFITTVKSQPLIEIPLM, encoded by the coding sequence ATGAAAGCAAAAGTACCTGCGCTATCACCGCTTTTTCGTTCAGACTCGCAAGCGGAAATTCTTACCCTGATTCTGCTGCACCCAGAAACCGAATACAGCCTCACTGATATCTCCACTCTGACCGAGGTCAATGTGGCTACGGTGCATAAGGAAATTGAACGACTGGCGCTGTTAGGAATAACGAGTGAACGCAGAGTAGGAAAATCCAGACTCGTTCACGCCACTGTCACGCATCCCCTTTACCAACCACTACTTGCTCTGGTTGAACATTCCTACGGACCGCTGATTGTCCTGTCGGATCTTATTGAGGGAATACCCGGAATTGAAGAGGCATATATTTTTGGTTCCTGGGCAGCACGCCGCGCAGGGCGGCAAGGAAAACCACCAGCCGATATTGACGTGCTTCTCGTTGGCGCCCTCGACTATGAAGCTGCCGATTCAATCGCCGAGAAAGCCTCTGCTGCGTTGAGGATGGACGTCAACATTCAACGGTGCTCATCTGAGCTGTGGAAAAAAGCAGAGGACCCCTTCATCACCACAGTAAAGTCACAACCTCTAATCGAAATTCCTCTGATGTAG
- a CDS encoding spermidine synthase: MAEKPAITLKSSGLRATIEPDPFQDGAFILEVDGTPQSHVFADDPGELFFEYIRRIGHVLDQVGEPGQPITAVHLGGGALTLPRYIEATRPGSRQQVIELEQDLIDFVREHLPLQRNANIRIRYGDAREVMGKLPTGLHGNVNVVIVDVFSGARTPAHVTSVEFYTEAAKLLSPQGVLIVNVADGPGLAFARGQAATLQAVLPNVIALAETQVLKGRRFGNVVLVGSSDDSIGHWLPRLLAGGPHPAKAVEGAEMKQFIANAPIVLDSTAIPSPTPNKTLFQISKK, from the coding sequence ATGGCGGAAAAACCAGCCATCACGCTCAAATCTTCTGGCCTACGTGCCACCATCGAACCTGACCCCTTTCAAGATGGCGCATTCATCCTTGAAGTGGATGGGACTCCGCAGTCTCACGTCTTTGCCGATGACCCTGGTGAATTGTTCTTTGAATACATCCGCCGCATAGGCCATGTGCTGGACCAGGTTGGCGAACCTGGCCAGCCCATCACTGCTGTCCACTTAGGCGGCGGAGCACTCACACTCCCCCGCTATATCGAGGCAACTCGTCCAGGCTCCCGGCAGCAAGTGATTGAACTCGAGCAAGACCTCATCGACTTTGTGAGAGAGCACCTCCCCCTGCAACGCAATGCCAACATCCGTATCCGTTACGGCGACGCCCGTGAAGTCATGGGCAAATTGCCCACCGGACTTCACGGCAACGTCAACGTGGTGATCGTGGATGTCTTTAGTGGTGCCCGCACTCCTGCCCACGTCACCTCGGTTGAGTTCTACACCGAGGCCGCCAAGCTGCTTTCTCCGCAGGGCGTGCTCATTGTGAATGTGGCAGATGGTCCAGGTCTTGCCTTTGCTCGTGGTCAGGCAGCAACCCTGCAGGCCGTTCTTCCCAACGTCATTGCCCTGGCTGAGACGCAAGTGCTCAAGGGGCGCCGCTTTGGCAACGTTGTCTTGGTGGGAAGCAGTGACGACTCGATCGGACACTGGTTGCCAAGACTTCTGGCCGGTGGCCCTCACCCTGCCAAGGCGGTGGAAGGTGCGGAGATGAAACAGTTCATTGCCAACGCACCGATTGTTCTTGACTCCACCGCAATTCCGAGTCCCACACCCAACAAGACGCTGTTCCAGATTTCCAAGAAGTAA
- a CDS encoding SprT-like domain-containing protein, with amino-acid sequence MADLERVTTWADALIRLHLDPAIWSFGFDHARTRAGLCNFTDKRISVSRHLAAKYEDDEVHQILLHEVAHAIAGPRAGHGPTWKKIAYDLGYDGKRTHDGSAANELAPWLGTCPRGHHHYRFRQPKKVLSCGECGRGFNRANLITWEHREIG; translated from the coding sequence GTGGCGGATTTAGAACGTGTGACCACGTGGGCGGATGCCCTCATCCGCTTGCACTTGGATCCAGCCATCTGGAGCTTTGGCTTTGACCATGCCCGCACGCGTGCAGGTTTGTGTAATTTCACCGACAAACGCATCTCTGTCTCCCGGCATCTGGCTGCAAAGTATGAGGACGACGAAGTGCATCAGATCTTGTTGCACGAAGTCGCTCACGCTATCGCCGGCCCCCGTGCCGGGCACGGCCCCACCTGGAAAAAGATTGCCTACGACCTGGGCTATGACGGCAAGCGCACCCATGACGGCAGTGCTGCTAACGAACTTGCTCCGTGGCTCGGCACCTGTCCCAGGGGACACCACCACTATCGATTCCGTCAGCCCAAAAAAGTTCTCAGCTGCGGAGAATGTGGTCGCGGATTTAATCGCGCGAATTTAATCACCTGGGAACACCGAGAAATCGGCTAG
- a CDS encoding NUDIX hydrolase family protein, with product MSVRTPDPNGGWLSDDELSSIRRRLPLLYVEAVPVRVDGLGVVTEVGLLLRANATGEMTRTIVSGRVMYGETLREALFRHLEKDLGPMAFPLLPANPNPFHVAEYFPLPGISQFTDERQHAVSLAYVVPVTGTCDPRQDALEITWLTPREAASDAVSAEMEGGRGALLRAALASVGALN from the coding sequence ATGAGCGTGCGAACTCCTGATCCCAACGGCGGCTGGCTAAGTGATGACGAACTCTCCTCCATCCGCCGCCGACTTCCCCTCCTTTATGTTGAGGCTGTTCCAGTCCGCGTTGACGGTCTCGGCGTTGTCACCGAGGTGGGACTGTTGTTGCGAGCAAACGCCACTGGTGAAATGACCCGCACGATCGTCTCTGGCCGCGTGATGTATGGCGAGACGCTCCGTGAGGCCCTCTTCCGTCACTTGGAGAAGGACCTGGGTCCGATGGCTTTCCCCCTCCTGCCGGCTAACCCCAATCCTTTCCATGTTGCCGAGTATTTCCCCCTGCCCGGCATCTCCCAGTTCACTGATGAGCGTCAGCATGCTGTGTCTTTGGCTTATGTGGTTCCTGTCACGGGAACGTGTGATCCTCGCCAAGATGCGCTCGAAATCACCTGGCTCACTCCTCGTGAAGCAGCCAGCGATGCCGTCTCTGCCGAGATGGAGGGTGGTCGCGGGGCACTTCTCCGGGCAGCCTTAGCCTCCGTGGGTGCGCTGAACTAG
- the rpoB gene encoding DNA-directed RNA polymerase subunit beta produces MAAARNAKDTKSIKNGRTASRLSFAKITDTLTVPDLLALQTESFDWLVGNEHWQKRVEEAKKEGRQDLPSRTGLEEIFEEISPIENLDETMQLSFTNPYLEPEKYSIFECKERGKTYAAPLYVEAEFMNHVTGEIKTQTVFMGDFPLMTEKGTFIINGTERVVVSQLVRSPGVYFERAQEKTSDKDVYSARIIPSRGAWLEFEIDKRDAVGVRIDRKRKQSVTIFLKALGMTSEEIATEFAGYDSILQTLEKDTILTKEDALRDIYRKLRPGEQVAAEAARALLDNFFFSHKRYDLAKVGRYKINRKLGLEAPLTDSVLSVADIIATIKYLVALHNDEKTFSGLRDGKKVDIRLDVDDIDHFGNRRIRAVGELIQNQVRTGLSRMERVVRERMTTQDIEAITPQTLINVRPVVAAIKEFFGTSQLSQFMDQNNPLAGLTHKRRLSALGPGGLSRERAGVEVRDVHSSHYGRMCPIETPEGPNIGLIGSLASFARINAFGFIETPYRRVVKGKVTENIDYLTASEEDDFVVAQANAPLTKDSHFAEERVLVRRKGGEVELVPAAEVDYMDVSPRQMVSVGTSLIPFLEHDDANRALMGANMQRQAVPLLRSESPLVGTGMENFAAIDAGDVILTNKAGVVSEVSADVVTVQLDEGGTEDYFLRKFDRSNQGTSYNHRVIVTAGERVEVGQVIADGPATENGELALGKNLLVAFMPWEGHNFEDAIILSQRLVQDDVLSSIHIEEYDVDARDTKLGKEEITRDLPNVSPELIANLDERGIIRIGAEVRPGDILVGKVTPKGETELSAEERLLRAIFNEKSREVRDTSLKVPHGESGTIIGVKVFDAVNDEDELGSGVNQRVVVYIAQKRKITEGDKLAGRHGNKGVIAKILPVEDMPFLEDGTPVDVVLNPLGIPGRMNFGQVLETHLGWIAKQGWKVDGSPEWAANLPAEAFEAAPGTKVATPVFDGALEEEIAGLLDSTTPTRDGDRLIGSSGKARLFDGRSGEPFPEPISVGYMYILKLHHLVDDKIHARSTGPYSMITQQPLGGKAQFGGQRFGEMEVWALEAYGAAYALQELLTIKSDDIVGRVKVYEAIVKGENIQEPGIPESFRVLMKEMQSLGLNVEVLNEAGDVVSLRDSDDEAYRAAEELGINISTRFESSSIDEI; encoded by the coding sequence TTGGCTGCTGCGCGCAACGCAAAAGACACCAAGTCCATTAAGAACGGCCGTACCGCATCGCGCCTGTCGTTCGCGAAGATCACAGACACGCTGACTGTCCCCGATCTGCTGGCACTTCAAACCGAGAGCTTTGACTGGCTCGTCGGTAACGAGCACTGGCAGAAGCGCGTGGAAGAGGCGAAGAAGGAAGGCCGTCAGGACCTCCCTTCGCGTACTGGTCTAGAAGAGATCTTTGAGGAGATCTCTCCCATCGAGAACCTCGATGAGACCATGCAGCTGTCCTTCACGAACCCTTACCTCGAGCCAGAGAAGTACTCGATCTTCGAGTGCAAGGAGCGTGGCAAGACCTACGCTGCCCCTCTCTACGTCGAGGCAGAGTTCATGAACCACGTCACGGGTGAAATCAAGACCCAGACCGTGTTCATGGGTGACTTCCCTCTCATGACCGAAAAGGGAACCTTCATCATCAACGGCACCGAGCGTGTTGTTGTGTCCCAGCTGGTTCGCTCACCCGGTGTGTACTTCGAGCGTGCACAGGAAAAGACCTCTGACAAGGACGTCTACTCCGCACGCATCATCCCAAGCCGTGGTGCATGGCTCGAGTTCGAAATCGACAAGCGTGACGCTGTTGGTGTTCGTATCGACCGTAAGCGCAAGCAGTCCGTCACCATCTTCCTCAAGGCGCTGGGTATGACCAGCGAAGAGATCGCAACCGAGTTCGCTGGTTACGACTCCATCCTGCAGACCCTGGAAAAGGACACCATCCTCACCAAGGAAGACGCACTGCGCGACATCTACCGCAAGCTCCGTCCAGGAGAGCAGGTTGCGGCTGAAGCTGCACGTGCACTTCTCGACAACTTCTTCTTCAGCCACAAGCGTTACGACCTGGCGAAGGTTGGTCGTTACAAGATCAACCGCAAGCTCGGTCTTGAAGCTCCGCTGACTGACTCCGTACTTTCTGTTGCAGACATCATCGCAACCATTAAGTACTTGGTCGCACTGCACAACGACGAGAAGACCTTCTCTGGTCTTCGTGACGGCAAGAAGGTTGACATCCGTCTCGACGTAGACGACATCGACCACTTCGGTAACCGTCGTATCCGTGCCGTTGGTGAACTCATCCAGAACCAGGTTCGTACCGGTCTGTCCCGTATGGAGCGCGTCGTTCGCGAGCGCATGACCACTCAGGACATTGAGGCAATTACCCCTCAGACCCTGATCAACGTACGTCCCGTTGTGGCAGCAATCAAGGAGTTCTTCGGTACTTCTCAGCTGTCACAGTTCATGGACCAGAACAACCCTCTCGCCGGTCTGACCCACAAGCGTCGTCTTTCGGCGCTGGGCCCCGGTGGTCTCTCGCGTGAGCGTGCAGGTGTTGAGGTTCGTGACGTTCACTCGTCCCACTACGGACGTATGTGCCCCATTGAAACTCCTGAAGGTCCCAACATTGGTCTGATTGGTTCGCTCGCCTCGTTCGCGCGTATCAATGCCTTTGGTTTCATTGAGACCCCTTACCGCCGCGTCGTCAAGGGCAAGGTAACCGAGAACATCGATTACCTCACCGCTTCGGAAGAAGATGACTTCGTTGTTGCACAGGCCAACGCACCTCTTACCAAGGACAGCCACTTCGCTGAAGAGCGCGTGCTCGTCCGTCGTAAGGGTGGCGAGGTTGAACTCGTTCCTGCCGCTGAGGTGGACTACATGGACGTTTCGCCCCGCCAGATGGTTTCTGTTGGTACGTCGCTGATTCCATTCCTCGAGCACGACGATGCTAACCGCGCACTCATGGGTGCCAACATGCAGCGTCAGGCTGTGCCACTGCTGCGCAGCGAAAGCCCACTGGTTGGTACCGGTATGGAAAACTTCGCCGCTATCGATGCTGGTGACGTTATCCTCACCAACAAGGCCGGTGTCGTTTCTGAGGTGTCGGCTGATGTCGTCACCGTTCAGCTCGATGAGGGTGGAACCGAGGATTACTTCCTCCGTAAGTTCGACCGCTCGAACCAGGGCACCAGCTACAACCACCGCGTCATCGTGACCGCTGGTGAGCGTGTAGAGGTTGGTCAGGTCATCGCTGATGGTCCTGCCACCGAGAACGGTGAACTGGCTCTGGGTAAGAACCTGCTCGTGGCATTCATGCCCTGGGAAGGTCACAACTTCGAGGACGCGATCATCCTGTCGCAGCGTCTCGTGCAGGACGACGTCCTTTCATCGATTCACATCGAGGAATATGACGTTGATGCACGTGACACCAAGCTGGGTAAGGAAGAGATCACTCGCGACCTCCCCAACGTGTCCCCTGAACTCATCGCTAACCTCGATGAGCGCGGCATCATCCGTATCGGTGCAGAGGTTCGCCCCGGCGACATCCTCGTCGGTAAGGTCACTCCTAAGGGTGAGACCGAGCTTTCCGCCGAAGAGCGACTGCTGCGCGCCATCTTCAACGAGAAGAGCCGCGAAGTTCGCGACACCTCGCTGAAGGTTCCTCACGGTGAGTCCGGAACCATCATTGGTGTGAAGGTCTTCGACGCAGTGAACGACGAAGACGAGCTCGGCTCGGGCGTCAACCAGCGCGTTGTTGTCTACATCGCCCAGAAGCGCAAGATCACCGAAGGTGACAAGCTCGCTGGTCGTCACGGAAACAAGGGTGTTATCGCCAAGATTCTCCCTGTTGAAGACATGCCATTCCTCGAAGACGGTACCCCCGTTGACGTGGTTCTCAACCCGCTCGGTATCCCCGGTCGCATGAACTTCGGTCAGGTCCTCGAGACCCACCTGGGTTGGATTGCGAAGCAGGGTTGGAAGGTAGATGGTTCACCTGAGTGGGCTGCCAACCTTCCTGCAGAAGCATTCGAGGCTGCCCCTGGCACCAAGGTTGCTACCCCTGTATTCGACGGTGCTCTCGAGGAAGAAATCGCGGGTCTGCTTGACTCCACGACTCCTACTCGTGACGGCGACCGCCTCATCGGTTCTTCCGGTAAGGCACGTCTGTTCGACGGTCGTTCCGGCGAGCCATTCCCCGAGCCCATCTCGGTTGGTTACATGTACATCCTGAAGCTGCACCACCTTGTCGATGACAAGATTCACGCACGTTCAACGGGTCCTTACTCGATGATCACGCAGCAGCCTCTTGGTGGTAAGGCACAGTTCGGTGGACAGCGATTCGGTGAGATGGAGGTGTGGGCACTGGAAGCTTATGGTGCCGCTTACGCACTCCAGGAACTCCTCACCATCAAGTCCGACGACATCGTGGGCCGTGTCAAGGTTTACGAAGCCATCGTCAAGGGCGAGAACATCCAGGAGCCCGGTATCCCCGAGTCGTTCCGCGTTCTCATGAAGGAAATGCAGTCCCTCGGTCTCAACGTTGAGGTTCTCAACGAAGCTGGCGATGTCGTCAGCCTCCGCGACTCCGACGATGAGGCATACCGCGCCGCTGAAGAGCTCGGTATCAACATCTCCACTCGTTTCGAGTCTTCGTCAATCGACGAGATCTAA
- a CDS encoding DUF2834 domain-containing protein, with the protein MNKSLFWIYVVLSIVGLVTAWIFNGLAVMNNQDYMNAWFGTAADWVLSADFTVVAIAVVVFMITEARRLKMKRVWLYILLSGVTAMAFTFPLFMAMRERQLAKISSTQIAV; encoded by the coding sequence ATGAACAAGTCACTGTTCTGGATTTATGTGGTTTTGTCGATCGTCGGCCTTGTCACTGCCTGGATCTTCAACGGTCTTGCTGTGATGAATAACCAGGACTACATGAACGCCTGGTTTGGCACTGCAGCGGACTGGGTGCTTTCGGCAGACTTCACCGTCGTGGCAATTGCCGTTGTGGTGTTCATGATCACTGAAGCTCGTCGACTCAAGATGAAGCGCGTTTGGCTCTACATCCTGCTTTCCGGTGTCACCGCAATGGCATTCACCTTCCCGCTGTTTATGGCCATGCGTGAACGTCAGCTGGCAAAGATTTCTTCAACACAGATTGCTGTCTAG